Proteins co-encoded in one Gossypium arboreum isolate Shixiya-1 chromosome 11, ASM2569848v2, whole genome shotgun sequence genomic window:
- the LOC108473382 gene encoding probable ubiquitin-conjugating enzyme E2 37 yields MAQAARLKLRMQKELKLLLVDPPHGASFPTLSSRHDINPRPCCLTEIGPEEIFYSKGIFKIKIQIPERYPLQLPIVTFATPIYRPDIDNGGGICLDILYIILFLLLFFWRGFLIHTHLRFSKDLQ; encoded by the exons ATGGCACAAGCAGCAAGGCTAAAGCTGAGAATGCAAAAGGAGCTGAAGCTCCTTCTCGTCGATCCTCCTCATGGAGCTTCCTTTCCTACCCTCTCTTCACGACATGATATTAATCCACGCCC ATGTTGTTTAACCGAAATAGGTCCTGAAGAAATTTTTTATAGCAAAGGGATCTTCAAGATTAAGATTCAGATACCTGAAAG GTATCCGCTTCAGCTTCCGATTGTGACTTTTGCGACGCCAATTTATCGCCCGGACATCGACAATGGAGGTGGAATTTGCCTTGACATTCTCtatattattttgtttcttttattatttttttggagGGGGTTTTTGATTCATACCCACCTCAGATTTTCTAAAGATTTACAGTAA